The Streptomyces sp. Alt3 genome has a segment encoding these proteins:
- the tkt gene encoding transketolase, whose amino-acid sequence MSTKPTTTDLQWTELDQRAVDTVRVLAADAVQKVGNGHPGTAMSLAPAAYTLFQKVMRHDPADADWTGRDRFVLSAGHSSLTLYIQLYLAGYGLELDDLKAFRTWGSRTPGHPEYGHTTGVETTTGPLGQGVANAVGMAMASRYERGLFDPQAAAGTSPFDHTIWVIAGDGCLQEGISAEASSLAGHQKLGNLVLLWDDNHISIEGDTETAVSEDTLKRYESYGWHVQRVDQLPSGDLDPEGLHRALLAAKAETERPSFIAARSIIAWPAPNAQNTEAAHGSALGDDEIAATKRVLGFDPEKTFEVSDEVISHTREALDRGREAKAEWEKGFAAWRTANPERAADFDRIAAGELPAGWEDELPVFEAGHGVATRAASGKVLQALGGVIPELWGGSADLAGSNNTTIDKTSSFLPAGNPLPEADPYGRTIHFGIREHSMAAAMNGIALHGNTRIYGGTFLVFSDYMRNAVRLSALMHLPVTYVWTHDSVGLGEDGPTHQPVEHLASLRAIPGLNVVRPADANETTIAWREILKRGKKDFGKSAPHGLALSRQGLPTYAANENAAKGGYVLFDADGGEAQAVLIATGSEVQLAVEARDELQAAGVPTRVVSMPCVEWFEEQDQAYKDSVLPPSVKARVAVEAGIGLTWYRYVGDAGRIVSLEHFGASADAKVLFREFGFTAAHVAEAARESIAAAAR is encoded by the coding sequence GTGAGCACCAAGCCGACCACCACAGACCTCCAGTGGACCGAATTGGACCAGCGGGCCGTGGACACCGTCCGCGTCCTGGCCGCGGACGCCGTACAGAAAGTCGGAAACGGCCACCCGGGTACGGCGATGAGCCTCGCTCCTGCCGCGTACACCCTCTTCCAGAAGGTGATGCGTCACGACCCGGCGGACGCGGACTGGACCGGACGCGACCGTTTCGTACTGTCCGCGGGCCACTCCAGCCTGACGCTGTACATCCAGCTCTACCTGGCCGGGTACGGCCTGGAGCTGGACGACCTCAAGGCGTTCCGCACCTGGGGTTCCAGGACGCCGGGCCACCCGGAGTACGGCCACACCACCGGTGTCGAGACGACGACCGGCCCGCTGGGCCAGGGCGTCGCCAACGCCGTGGGCATGGCGATGGCCTCCCGCTACGAGCGCGGTCTCTTCGACCCGCAGGCCGCCGCGGGCACCTCCCCGTTCGACCACACCATCTGGGTCATCGCCGGTGACGGCTGCCTCCAGGAGGGCATCTCGGCCGAGGCGTCCTCGCTGGCCGGCCACCAGAAGCTCGGCAACCTGGTGCTGCTGTGGGACGACAACCACATCTCGATCGAGGGCGACACGGAGACCGCGGTCTCCGAGGACACCCTGAAGCGTTACGAGTCCTACGGCTGGCACGTCCAGCGCGTCGACCAGCTGCCCAGCGGCGACCTCGACCCCGAGGGCCTCCACCGCGCGCTGCTGGCCGCGAAGGCCGAGACCGAGCGCCCGTCGTTCATCGCGGCCCGCTCGATCATCGCCTGGCCCGCCCCGAACGCCCAGAACACCGAGGCCGCGCACGGCTCGGCGCTCGGCGACGACGAGATCGCCGCCACCAAGCGGGTTCTCGGCTTCGACCCGGAGAAGACCTTCGAGGTCTCCGACGAGGTCATCTCCCACACCCGTGAGGCGCTGGACCGCGGCCGCGAGGCCAAGGCCGAGTGGGAGAAGGGCTTCGCCGCCTGGCGCACCGCCAACCCGGAGCGCGCGGCCGACTTCGACCGCATCGCCGCGGGCGAGCTGCCCGCGGGCTGGGAGGACGAGCTCCCCGTCTTCGAGGCCGGCCACGGTGTCGCCACGCGTGCCGCGTCCGGCAAGGTCCTCCAGGCGCTCGGCGGTGTCATCCCCGAGCTGTGGGGCGGCTCCGCCGACCTCGCGGGCTCGAACAACACCACGATCGACAAGACGTCGTCGTTCCTCCCGGCCGGCAACCCGCTGCCCGAGGCCGACCCGTACGGCCGGACGATCCACTTCGGCATCCGCGAGCACTCCATGGCCGCGGCCATGAACGGCATCGCGCTGCACGGCAACACCCGCATCTACGGCGGCACCTTCCTGGTGTTCTCCGACTACATGCGCAACGCCGTCCGCCTGTCCGCGCTGATGCACCTCCCGGTGACGTACGTGTGGACGCACGACTCCGTGGGCCTCGGCGAGGACGGCCCGACGCACCAGCCGGTCGAGCACCTGGCCTCGCTGCGGGCGATCCCGGGTCTCAACGTCGTCCGCCCGGCGGACGCCAACGAGACGACCATCGCCTGGCGCGAGATCCTCAAGCGCGGCAAGAAGGACTTCGGGAAGAGCGCCCCGCACGGTCTGGCGCTGTCCCGCCAGGGCCTGCCCACCTACGCGGCGAACGAGAACGCCGCCAAGGGCGGCTACGTGCTCTTCGACGCCGACGGCGGCGAGGCCCAGGCCGTTCTGATCGCCACGGGTTCCGAGGTCCAGCTGGCAGTCGAGGCGCGTGACGAGCTCCAGGCGGCCGGTGTGCCGACCCGTGTGGTCTCGATGCCGTGTGTCGAGTGGTTCGAGGAGCAGGACCAGGCGTACAAGGACAGCGTGCTGCCGCCGTCCGTCAAGGCCCGGGTCGCCGTCGAGGCGGGCATCGGTCTCACCTGGTACCGGTACGTGGGCGACGCCGGCCGGATCGTCTCGCTGGAGCACTTCGGTGCGTCGGCGGACGCCAAGGTGCTCTTCCGCGAGTTCGGCTTCACCGCCGCGCACGTGGCGGAGGCCGCCCGGGAATCTATCGCCGCCGCCGCGCGCTGA
- the tal gene encoding transaldolase gives MTDALKRLSDEGVAIWLDDLSRKRITSGNLAELIDQSHVVGVTTNPSIFQKAISQGDGYDQQLTDLAARKVTVEEAIRMITTADVRDAADILRPVFDATGGQDGRVSIEVDPRLAHNTLATVAEAKQLAWLVDRPNTLIKIPATKAGLPAITEVIGKGISVNVTLIFSLERYREVMDAYLAGLEKAKAAGLDLSKIHSVASFFVSRVDTEIDKRLDAVGGDEAKAAKGKSALANARLAYEAYEEVFSSDRWAALDKAQANKQRPLWASTGVKDPSLKDTLYVDDLVAPNTVNTMPEATLDAVADHGEITGNTVAGRYDQARADLDAIKKLGVSYDDVVQLLEDEGVDKFEAAWIDLLNSTEAELKRLAPSEG, from the coding sequence ATGACAGACGCACTCAAGCGCCTCTCCGACGAGGGCGTGGCGATCTGGCTGGACGACCTGTCGCGTAAGCGGATCACGTCCGGCAACCTGGCCGAGCTGATCGACCAGAGCCACGTCGTGGGTGTCACGACCAACCCCTCGATCTTCCAGAAGGCGATCTCGCAGGGCGACGGCTACGACCAGCAGCTCACGGACCTCGCCGCCCGGAAGGTCACCGTCGAGGAAGCCATCCGCATGATCACGACGGCGGACGTCCGTGACGCCGCCGACATCCTGCGCCCCGTCTTCGACGCCACCGGCGGACAGGACGGCCGGGTCTCCATCGAGGTCGACCCGCGCCTGGCCCACAACACCCTGGCGACGGTGGCCGAGGCCAAGCAGCTGGCGTGGCTGGTGGACCGGCCGAACACGCTCATCAAGATCCCGGCGACCAAGGCCGGCCTGCCGGCGATCACCGAGGTCATCGGCAAGGGAATCAGCGTCAACGTCACGCTGATCTTCTCGCTGGAGCGTTACCGCGAGGTCATGGACGCCTACCTGGCGGGCCTGGAGAAGGCGAAGGCCGCGGGCCTGGACCTCTCCAAGATCCACTCCGTGGCGTCCTTCTTCGTGTCCCGCGTGGACACCGAGATCGACAAGCGCCTCGACGCGGTCGGCGGCGACGAGGCGAAGGCCGCGAAGGGCAAGTCCGCCCTCGCCAACGCCCGTCTGGCCTACGAGGCGTACGAGGAGGTCTTCTCGAGCGACCGCTGGGCCGCCCTGGACAAGGCGCAGGCCAACAAGCAGCGCCCGCTGTGGGCCTCCACCGGCGTGAAGGACCCGTCCCTCAAGGACACCCTGTACGTCGACGACCTGGTCGCGCCGAACACGGTCAACACCATGCCGGAGGCGACGCTGGACGCCGTGGCCGACCATGGGGAGATCACCGGCAACACCGTTGCCGGCCGTTACGACCAGGCGCGTGCCGACCTCGACGCGATCAAGAAGCTCGGGGTCAGCTACGACGACGTCGTCCAGCTGCTGGAGGACGAGGGCGTCGACAAGTTCGAGGCCGCCTGGATCGACCTGCTCAACTCGACCGAGGCCGAGCTCAAGCGCCTCGCTCCTTCGGAGGGCTGA